A genomic stretch from Microtus pennsylvanicus isolate mMicPen1 chromosome 11, mMicPen1.hap1, whole genome shotgun sequence includes:
- the Rps6kb1 gene encoding ribosomal protein S6 kinase beta-1 isoform X3 — MRRRRRRDGFYPAPDFRDREAEDMAGVFDIDLDQPEDAGSEDELEEGGQLNESMDHGGVGPYELGMEHCEKFEISETSVNRGPEKIRPECFELLRVLGKGGYGKVFQVRKVTGANTGKIFAMKVLKKAMIVRNAKDTAHTKAERNILEEVKHPFIVDLIYAFQTGGKLYLILEYLSGGELFMQLEREGIFMEDTAWPFLTQKLHLRTLGMKCPFLEEAL, encoded by the exons ATGAGGCGACGACGGAGGCGGGACGGCTTTTACCCAGCGCCTGACTTCCGAGACAGGGAAGCTGAGGACATGGCAGGAGTGTTTGACATAGACCTGGACCAGCCAGAGGACGCAGGCTCTGAGGATGAGCTGGAGGAGGGG ggtCAGTTAAATGAAAGCATGGACCATGGGGGAGTTGGACCATATGAACT agGCATGGAACATTGTGAGAAATTTGAAATCTCAGAAACTAGTGTGAACAGAGGGCCAGAAAAAATCAGACCAGAATGTTTTGAGCTACTTCGGGTACTTGGTAAAGGGGGCTATGGAAAG GTTTTTCAAGTACGAAAAGTAACAGGAGCAAATACTGGGAAGATATTTGCCATGAAGGTGCTTAAAAAG GCAATGATAGTAAGAAATGCTAAAGATACAGCTCATACAAAAGCAGAGCGGAATATTCTGGAGGAAGTAAAGCATCCCTTCATTGTGGATTTAATTTATGCCTTTCAGACCGGTGGAAAACTCTACCTCATCCTTGAGTATCTCAGTG GAGGAGAACTATTTATGCAGTTAGAAAGAGAGGGAATATTCATGGAAGACACAGCTTG GCCTTTTCTAACACAGAAGCTGCATTTAAGAACCTTAGGGATGAAGTGCCCCTTTTTGGAGGAGGCTCTCTGA